A stretch of the Nissabacter sp. SGAir0207 genome encodes the following:
- a CDS encoding autotransporter outer membrane beta-barrel domain-containing protein — MQRKKLLSLCIALALSNNSFAANTSEDKTLLKCPTNINQLTPAQRDALPKACLTPTALSQEEWTWIAGGAVAAALAVGFIVADDDNSHAVSSGDNGSDDGGDDNGDDGGDDNGDDDGDDVSKIIDINEDSIGIGEGDIGTQLAVDGYTINSNATTGGQAGGTGLSLSGNDNTLNTLGPIVVDGSGSTGVQVVGNGNILNNDGDATLSNGGTGFVVAGDSNTLNQHGDMAVGDFSTGISVSGQNNTVNLSADNIAVTGQQATGVQVAGEANQIILTGDMRVDKDQSSPLAGEKFYDATTGIAVTGSNNTVILDGHLQVVVDTEVAPKKYGKADGSQETISGVTISGDGNRVELRQGLQLTGEVDQITDTVAGNAIAEQRTQTGHEPAIAITIDGASTLSLQGDSTIDGDFPVGFVGFNLTNGAELEIAEGATLNTFGINRTNAYFSDNTGLFKLTSGGSLINQGAIQVQNITLAQGSNKNTLIRNQGSIELERTSEVAGLYVLPYGLYVDGGATAVNEGSLTSRIMNQDSLVNTLQTFSAVNMSWSNNTVAGIQLMTAFNGASATNMANGTLEVYGRGVAMSAIDNSTADNFGTITTDAMWKDAADTTQMSVNIPSDSPKDFAVGMYTGTDSGASNNNAVATNHQGGVITVYNAGAGMVAYGSSNQVINQGTINLESNENAQPGQPLVGIAVYKGGTAINDTTGVININAENGQAFYSDGNANNTIINRGQINVGDGVPDSADNSSTLAQDELPDGTVLSGTTTLTQNTLIYTGSTVSNTGTVEGSQLDIWGTLNNESGATIDAPLFIENQGTVNNSGLIEDTLIVKSGGTVNNSGVINGAQPSITDGTVINNAGGTIQNGVVAVNSTLTNHGNWNATNNKDFGVRNNSVLNNAVDGTLTIANQRYMTIESGSVFKNSGTMISTDTKKDHVVLRIGKNGDSNIINNGTLNQTGSSVLVGSIADHANPSTFWNQGNGLNGYSGTTGEVNYNGTNGTAVYMKHSNSVAINDGVMNISGSNTVAMKGSSNAQLVNNGTINLGTEGTSDTGMVAMQLDANATADAVLENNGTINIYAADSYAFSQLGDNGRIVNNGTVNLAGANSGLVKESDVQIAGVNGNTDDKSEVHYANYTLPTDPTAASTLNQYTIGTNADGTAGTLTASNVALGDVSIDTGFTQGSAATTQTFNDVFVGDNISGEQNITSTSVVWSAEGQKDDSGNVDVTMTKNAYADVVSDESVSSVANALDAAYTNNDLFTSLNLKSTAELNSALRQISGSQAKSVARDARVLGNRFEMLADTAPVMGNGLAFNVVAKGDQRSELGNDTRYDMMALRQQFALSNHQTLSLEYGIARLDGDGDVSTAGDNGVTGGYSQFFGVQHSLPLADSGLSWNNALRYDIHNLDSNRQVQYGDVNRVADSDNNQQYLEFRSEMAKSYTPQKGLTLTPFAGMKLRYTSEEGYNERGAGDFNLRMSGVEETAVDAVAGLKLTYAGENGWAATATLEGGPNLSYQQGERTASLQGAAGQRFRVEDGQKGGGVNGLAQVGVKYQSKKAALSADAYHWQEDGLRDTGLMVNYRYHF, encoded by the coding sequence ATGCAACGTAAAAAACTTCTCTCCCTCTGTATTGCCCTCGCACTCAGTAATAATAGTTTTGCCGCTAATACTTCCGAAGATAAAACGCTCCTGAAGTGCCCGACCAATATCAACCAACTTACCCCAGCACAGCGCGACGCCCTGCCCAAGGCCTGCCTGACCCCGACCGCGCTCTCGCAGGAGGAGTGGACGTGGATCGCCGGTGGCGCGGTGGCCGCCGCGCTGGCGGTGGGCTTTATCGTGGCCGATGACGACAACAGCCACGCTGTCTCCAGCGGAGATAATGGCAGCGACGACGGCGGTGATGATAATGGCGATGACGGCGGTGACGATAATGGTGACGACGACGGCGATGATGTCAGCAAGATCATTGATATTAATGAAGACAGCATCGGCATTGGCGAAGGCGATATCGGTACGCAACTGGCGGTAGATGGCTACACCATCAACAGCAACGCCACTACCGGCGGGCAGGCTGGCGGCACAGGCCTAAGCCTGAGCGGGAATGACAATACCCTCAATACCCTCGGCCCAATCGTGGTGGATGGCAGCGGCTCCACTGGCGTGCAGGTGGTAGGCAACGGCAATATCCTGAATAACGACGGTGATGCCACCCTCAGCAACGGCGGCACCGGCTTTGTCGTCGCCGGTGACAGCAATACCCTGAACCAACACGGCGATATGGCAGTGGGCGACTTTTCCACCGGTATTAGCGTCAGCGGGCAGAACAACACCGTCAACCTGAGCGCTGATAATATCGCCGTCACCGGCCAGCAGGCCACCGGCGTGCAGGTGGCGGGCGAGGCCAACCAGATCATCCTGACCGGTGACATGCGGGTGGATAAAGATCAGTCCTCCCCGCTGGCTGGCGAGAAATTTTATGATGCCACTACCGGGATTGCCGTCACTGGCAGCAACAATACGGTGATACTGGACGGCCACCTGCAGGTGGTGGTGGATACGGAAGTGGCCCCCAAAAAATATGGCAAAGCAGATGGCTCACAGGAGACTATTTCGGGCGTGACCATCAGTGGCGACGGCAACCGCGTGGAGTTACGGCAGGGCCTGCAGCTCACCGGGGAAGTGGATCAGATCACGGATACGGTAGCCGGCAATGCGATTGCCGAACAACGCACGCAAACAGGCCATGAGCCAGCCATAGCTATCACCATTGACGGTGCCTCTACCCTCTCCCTACAGGGGGACAGCACCATTGACGGTGACTTCCCGGTCGGCTTTGTTGGCTTTAATCTCACCAACGGCGCGGAATTAGAGATCGCTGAAGGCGCTACCCTGAATACTTTCGGTATCAACAGAACCAACGCCTATTTTTCTGATAATACTGGCCTGTTCAAGCTGACGTCTGGGGGCAGCCTTATCAATCAGGGGGCAATCCAGGTACAAAATATAACACTCGCACAAGGTTCTAATAAAAATACCCTGATACGTAATCAGGGCAGCATAGAATTAGAGCGTACCAGCGAGGTGGCAGGTCTGTATGTCTTACCCTATGGTCTGTATGTCGATGGAGGGGCTACTGCCGTTAATGAGGGTAGCTTAACCAGCCGCATTATGAACCAAGACAGCTTGGTTAACACCCTGCAAACCTTCAGTGCCGTTAACATGAGCTGGTCGAATAATACCGTAGCGGGCATCCAGTTAATGACAGCGTTCAATGGCGCCTCTGCAACCAATATGGCCAACGGCACGCTGGAGGTGTATGGCCGCGGCGTTGCGATGAGTGCAATTGATAACAGCACCGCCGATAACTTTGGCACCATCACCACCGATGCCATGTGGAAAGATGCGGCCGATACCACGCAAATGTCAGTTAATATCCCATCCGACTCGCCTAAAGACTTTGCCGTCGGCATGTATACCGGCACAGATTCTGGTGCCAGCAACAACAATGCCGTTGCCACCAACCATCAGGGCGGCGTGATCACGGTGTATAACGCCGGGGCCGGTATGGTGGCCTATGGCAGTTCCAATCAGGTTATCAATCAGGGCACCATTAACCTGGAGAGCAATGAAAATGCCCAGCCGGGTCAGCCGCTGGTCGGCATAGCGGTGTATAAAGGCGGTACCGCCATCAACGACACTACTGGCGTGATCAATATCAATGCCGAAAATGGTCAGGCGTTCTACAGCGATGGCAATGCCAACAACACCATCATCAACCGTGGGCAGATCAACGTCGGCGATGGCGTGCCGGACAGCGCCGACAACAGCAGCACGTTGGCCCAGGATGAGCTGCCTGATGGCACCGTGCTGAGCGGCACCACCACGTTGACACAAAATACGCTGATCTACACCGGCTCCACCGTCAGCAACACCGGCACCGTCGAGGGCAGCCAGCTGGATATATGGGGCACGCTGAACAATGAGAGCGGAGCCACCATTGATGCGCCGCTGTTTATTGAAAATCAGGGCACTGTCAATAACAGCGGCCTGATTGAAGACACCCTCATTGTCAAAAGCGGCGGTACTGTCAATAACAGCGGCGTGATCAACGGCGCCCAACCCTCGATCACCGACGGGACGGTTATCAATAATGCCGGCGGCACCATCCAGAATGGGGTCGTGGCCGTTAACAGTACCCTGACCAACCACGGCAACTGGAACGCCACTAACAACAAAGACTTCGGGGTACGTAACAATAGCGTGTTAAACAATGCCGTGGATGGCACCCTTACCATCGCTAACCAGCGCTATATGACGATTGAGAGTGGCTCGGTGTTCAAAAACAGCGGCACCATGATTAGCACTGATACTAAGAAAGACCATGTTGTGTTGCGGATCGGCAAGAACGGCGACAGCAACATTATTAACAATGGCACCCTCAACCAGACCGGCAGCAGCGTGCTGGTGGGATCGATAGCTGACCATGCCAATCCCTCGACCTTCTGGAATCAGGGCAATGGCCTGAACGGCTACAGCGGCACCACCGGCGAGGTGAACTATAACGGCACCAACGGCACCGCCGTGTATATGAAGCACAGCAACAGCGTGGCGATCAACGACGGCGTGATGAACATCAGCGGCAGCAACACCGTCGCCATGAAGGGCAGCAGCAATGCCCAGCTGGTGAACAACGGCACCATCAATCTTGGCACCGAAGGCACCAGCGACACTGGCATGGTGGCGATGCAACTGGACGCCAACGCCACCGCCGACGCGGTGCTGGAGAACAACGGCACCATCAATATCTACGCCGCCGACTCCTACGCCTTCAGCCAGCTGGGCGACAACGGCCGCATCGTCAACAACGGCACTGTCAATCTGGCCGGGGCCAATAGCGGACTGGTGAAAGAGAGCGATGTGCAGATTGCTGGCGTCAATGGCAACACTGACGACAAGAGCGAGGTGCACTACGCCAATTACACCCTGCCCACTGACCCGACCGCCGCCAGCACGCTGAACCAGTACACCATCGGCACCAACGCTGACGGCACTGCCGGGACGTTGACCGCCAGCAACGTGGCGCTGGGTGACGTATCGATTGACACCGGCTTCACGCAGGGCAGTGCCGCCACCACCCAAACATTCAACGATGTGTTTGTCGGCGACAATATCAGCGGCGAGCAGAACATCACTTCCACCAGCGTGGTGTGGAGTGCCGAAGGCCAGAAAGACGACAGCGGCAACGTGGACGTCACCATGACCAAAAACGCCTACGCGGATGTGGTGAGTGACGAGAGTGTGTCCAGCGTGGCTAACGCATTGGATGCGGCCTACACCAACAATGACCTGTTCACCAGCCTCAACCTGAAGAGCACCGCTGAACTCAACAGCGCGCTACGGCAAATCTCCGGCAGTCAGGCGAAAAGCGTGGCGCGTGACGCCCGCGTGCTGGGCAACCGCTTTGAGATGCTGGCTGACACCGCACCGGTGATGGGCAACGGACTGGCGTTCAACGTGGTGGCGAAAGGTGACCAGCGCAGCGAGCTGGGCAACGACACCCGCTATGACATGATGGCACTGCGTCAGCAGTTCGCGCTCAGTAACCACCAGACGCTTTCGCTGGAGTACGGTATCGCGCGGCTGGATGGTGACGGCGATGTCAGCACCGCCGGTGACAACGGCGTGACCGGTGGCTACAGCCAGTTCTTTGGTGTGCAGCACTCGCTGCCGCTGGCCGACAGTGGCCTGAGCTGGAACAACGCCCTGCGTTATGACATCCATAACCTCGACAGCAACCGGCAGGTGCAGTATGGCGACGTCAATCGCGTAGCGGACAGCGACAACAACCAGCAGTATCTGGAGTTCCGCAGCGAGATGGCGAAAAGCTACACCCCGCAGAAAGGGCTGACGCTGACGCCGTTCGCGGGCATGAAACTGCGTTACACCTCGGAGGAGGGCTACAACGAGCGCGGTGCCGGTGATTTCAACCTGCGCATGTCAGGCGTGGAGGAAACCGCCGTGGATGCCGTGGCTGGCCTGAAACTGACCTACGCCGGGGAAAACGGCTGGGCAGCCACCGCCACACTGGAGGGTGGGCCGAACCTGAGCTACCAGCAGGGTGAACGCACTGCGTCATTGCAGGGCGCGGCCGGTCAGCGCTTCCGCGTGGAAGATGGCCAGAAAGGCGGCGGCGTTAACGGGCTGGCGCAGGTCGGCGTGAAGTACCAAAGCAAAAAGGCCGCGCTGAGCGCCGATGCTTACCACTGGCAGGAGGATGGCCTGCGTGATACCGGGCTGATGGTCAACTACCGCTACCACTTCTAA
- a CDS encoding peroxidase-related enzyme (This protein belongs to a clade of uncharacterized proteins related to peroxidases such as the alkylhydroperoxidase AhpD.), producing MSSTVKITIKSLKWAPWVTPVEVSQATPAQRAAMQVTPSNTKVSPYVRTLALDPESSVARTTLFNAIMYVKGGLGRDDRELGALIASGVNGCAYCASVHARRYLELSGRHDVVSRLYTQGLDSRFDARTQAIVDFCRALSGHASEVTAEQVQALRDAGLKRHEVVDLIHAAAIFGWANRLMHTLGHAVAA from the coding sequence ATGAGTAGTACGGTAAAAATCACCATTAAAAGCCTGAAGTGGGCACCCTGGGTCACGCCTGTCGAGGTGAGCCAGGCCACGCCCGCCCAGCGGGCGGCGATGCAGGTCACCCCCTCCAATACCAAGGTGTCGCCCTATGTGCGCACTCTGGCGCTCGACCCGGAGTCCTCCGTTGCGCGTACTACCCTGTTTAACGCCATCATGTATGTAAAGGGCGGGCTGGGGCGTGACGACCGTGAACTGGGGGCGTTGATCGCCTCGGGCGTCAATGGCTGCGCCTACTGCGCCTCGGTTCATGCGCGGCGCTATCTGGAGCTGTCCGGGCGGCATGACGTGGTGAGCCGCCTCTACACGCAGGGCCTCGACAGCCGCTTTGATGCGCGTACCCAAGCGATTGTGGACTTTTGCCGCGCGCTCTCCGGCCATGCTTCGGAAGTGACGGCAGAACAGGTTCAGGCGCTGCGCGACGCTGGCCTGAAACGGCACGAGGTGGTGGATCTCATCCATGCCGCGGCGATTTTCGGCTGGGCGAACCGGCTGATGCACACGCTGGGCCACGCTGTCGCTGCATAA
- a CDS encoding NAD(P)-binding domain-containing protein: MNYPVPGPQGLAALEARLADDLSLLELPAKSWVPERLVEGQRVLDVVLIGGGMCGLTAAAALRLLGVDNLLCLDRAPAGLEGPWETFARMETLRSPKQLTGPALGLPALTFRAWYRAQFGEAAWDQLDKIPKGQWMDYLRWYRRVLSLPVRNQTAVERIEPQADGLFRVEFRDTASGETGHYLARRVVLANGRDGLGGPWVPAWAHDLPAGRWAHSADEIDFAALRGKRLAVIGAGASAMDNAATALEQGAGSVSMLIRRADLPRVNKFTGIASQGVVHGFAALSDEWKWTFLLHTLNAQTPPPRDSTLRVSRHPAATFWLNSPVLHAEATEGGLCLHTPRRQHEVDFVIFATGFRLDFSRKPELAAFAPHIRLWRDVHTVEPERQSEELATSPYLGNGFEFTEREPGSCPALRHLYCFNYPSTLSHGKLSGDIPAVSDGARRLAQAIVASLFTEDRELHYRALVAYDKAELQGDEWQDAGAAGGNDGRA; this comes from the coding sequence ATGAATTATCCCGTACCGGGGCCGCAGGGCCTGGCAGCGCTGGAGGCCCGGCTGGCTGACGATCTCAGCCTGCTGGAGCTACCCGCGAAGAGTTGGGTGCCTGAGCGCCTTGTGGAGGGGCAGCGGGTGCTGGACGTGGTGCTGATTGGCGGCGGCATGTGCGGCCTGACCGCCGCCGCCGCGCTGCGCCTGCTCGGCGTGGATAACCTGCTCTGTCTGGATCGCGCCCCGGCCGGGCTGGAGGGGCCGTGGGAGACCTTCGCGCGCATGGAGACGCTGCGCTCGCCCAAGCAACTGACCGGCCCGGCGCTGGGGCTGCCCGCCCTGACCTTCCGCGCATGGTATCGCGCACAGTTTGGCGAGGCCGCCTGGGATCAGCTCGACAAGATCCCCAAGGGGCAGTGGATGGACTACCTGCGCTGGTATCGCCGGGTGCTGTCGCTGCCGGTGCGCAACCAGACGGCAGTCGAGCGCATTGAGCCGCAGGCCGATGGCCTGTTCCGCGTCGAGTTCCGTGATACCGCCAGTGGCGAAACCGGCCACTATCTGGCCCGCCGCGTGGTGCTGGCGAACGGGCGCGACGGATTGGGTGGCCCTTGGGTGCCAGCATGGGCGCATGACCTGCCGGCCGGGCGCTGGGCGCACTCGGCGGATGAGATTGACTTTGCGGCCCTGCGCGGCAAACGGCTGGCGGTGATTGGCGCAGGTGCCTCCGCGATGGACAACGCCGCCACGGCGCTGGAACAGGGCGCGGGCAGCGTATCAATGCTGATCCGCCGGGCGGATCTGCCGCGCGTTAACAAATTCACTGGCATCGCCAGCCAGGGAGTGGTGCATGGCTTCGCTGCCCTTAGCGATGAGTGGAAGTGGACTTTCCTGCTGCACACGCTGAATGCCCAGACGCCGCCACCGCGTGACTCTACGCTGCGCGTCTCGCGCCATCCGGCTGCCACATTCTGGCTCAACAGCCCGGTGCTGCACGCCGAGGCGACGGAGGGCGGGCTGTGCCTGCACACGCCGCGCCGCCAGCATGAGGTGGACTTTGTGATCTTCGCCACCGGCTTCCGGCTCGATTTCAGCCGTAAACCGGAGCTGGCGGCCTTTGCGCCGCACATCCGCCTGTGGCGCGATGTCCATACCGTCGAGCCGGAGCGGCAGAGTGAGGAGCTGGCAACCTCCCCTTACCTCGGCAACGGGTTTGAGTTCACCGAGCGCGAACCGGGCAGTTGCCCGGCGCTGCGCCACCTCTACTGCTTCAACTACCCCTCGACCCTGAGCCACGGCAAGCTTTCCGGTGATATTCCGGCGGTCAGCGACGGCGCACGCCGTCTGGCACAGGCCATCGTCGCCAGCCTGTTCACCGAGGATCGCGAACTGCACTACCGTGCGCTGGTGGCCTATGACAAAGCGGAGTTGCAGGGCGATGAGTGGCAGGACGCCGGTGCCGCAGGGGGTAACGATGGGCGGGCATGA
- a CDS encoding LysR family transcriptional regulator produces MTSLHDLDLKQLEAFATVISAGSVTAAAKVLDRSQPAVSRLIQELEQSLGYPLFVRNGPRIHPTEEALQLHQYVQKALQSLQQIRQRALEIGHQQQRPLNIAATPALAAGLLPQALAALDLQTRVQIVSESAEHTTHAVITGEADVGLCSLPLEHHAVELHWIGQSRCVVALPQEDPLAAQATLDLASLAGRRLITPWSPLRLRGRFEKALKRVKAAPHETIETNSSANILACVRAGLGVAILEPVTAWGMPLQGVAIRPLEEDIPYFFGVITPQGRQISAAAQGLIAALAEAAAALLPAYQQLPAGEHHRVMRLINQA; encoded by the coding sequence ATGACCTCCCTACATGACCTTGACCTCAAACAGCTGGAAGCGTTTGCCACCGTGATCTCTGCCGGTAGCGTGACCGCAGCCGCCAAGGTGCTGGATCGCTCCCAGCCGGCGGTATCACGCCTGATCCAGGAGCTTGAGCAGTCGCTGGGGTATCCGCTGTTTGTGCGCAATGGGCCGCGCATCCATCCCACGGAGGAGGCGTTGCAGCTGCACCAGTATGTGCAGAAGGCGCTTCAGTCCTTGCAGCAGATCCGCCAGCGCGCGCTGGAGATTGGCCACCAGCAGCAGCGGCCGCTGAACATTGCCGCTACCCCAGCGCTGGCCGCCGGGCTGTTGCCACAGGCGCTGGCTGCCCTCGACTTGCAGACGCGGGTGCAGATTGTCAGTGAGTCGGCGGAGCACACCACCCATGCGGTGATCACGGGCGAGGCGGATGTGGGGTTGTGCAGCCTGCCGCTTGAGCACCATGCCGTGGAGTTGCACTGGATTGGGCAGTCGCGCTGCGTGGTGGCGCTGCCGCAGGAGGATCCGTTGGCGGCGCAGGCCACGCTGGATCTGGCGAGTCTTGCTGGCCGCCGCCTGATCACCCCGTGGAGTCCGTTGCGGCTGCGCGGGCGGTTTGAGAAGGCGCTGAAGCGGGTGAAGGCCGCGCCGCATGAGACGATTGAGACCAACTCCTCGGCCAATATTCTGGCCTGTGTGCGCGCCGGGCTGGGCGTGGCGATTCTGGAGCCGGTCACCGCGTGGGGAATGCCGTTGCAGGGCGTCGCCATCCGCCCGCTGGAGGAGGACATTCCCTACTTCTTTGGCGTCATCACGCCGCAGGGCCGCCAGATCTCCGCCGCCGCACAGGGGCTGATCGCCGCATTGGCCGAGGCCGCCGCAGCGCTGTTGCCAGCCTACCAGCAGCTGCCGGCTGGCGAGCACCACCGGGTGATGCGGCTAATCAATCAGGCGTAG
- a CDS encoding LysR family transcriptional regulator: MELHQLRCFIAVAEELHFGHAAQRMGMMPASFGRFIRLLEEDLGVRLLNRSTRNVSLTAEGTAFFGEAAQLVAQADALAARFRQAGKALRRPLRIGAIDSAACGLIPHLLMMCGQTRPELEIHITEDKTANLIPRLKSGWLDVAFIRPPEQLDPRLELAFIAREHCVLAVPLGHPLAARRSVTVLDFQAEPMIIPERRARPHSHDLTISIFKSAGFSPRIAQYAEEKQTILSFVAAGLGLAIVPASFSNMNSEGVAYIPLKLEKSLKGLPLSAAWLKGAADPATHSLLAIIAEHKQWLATHL; this comes from the coding sequence ATGGAACTGCACCAGCTGCGTTGCTTTATCGCGGTGGCGGAGGAGCTGCACTTCGGCCATGCCGCCCAGCGGATGGGCATGATGCCTGCCTCCTTTGGCCGCTTTATCCGCCTGCTGGAGGAGGACTTGGGCGTACGGCTGCTGAACCGCTCGACCCGCAATGTGTCGCTGACCGCCGAGGGCACGGCCTTTTTTGGCGAGGCGGCGCAACTGGTTGCGCAGGCGGATGCGTTGGCGGCGCGCTTCCGTCAGGCTGGCAAGGCGTTGCGCCGTCCGTTGCGCATTGGCGCGATTGACAGCGCCGCCTGCGGGCTGATTCCGCACCTGCTGATGATGTGCGGGCAGACGCGGCCAGAGCTGGAGATCCACATTACCGAGGACAAGACTGCCAACCTCATCCCGCGCCTCAAGTCCGGCTGGCTGGACGTGGCCTTCATCCGCCCGCCGGAGCAGCTTGATCCCCGGCTGGAGCTGGCATTCATCGCGCGGGAGCACTGCGTGCTGGCGGTGCCGCTCGGCCATCCGCTGGCGGCGCGGCGCAGTGTGACGGTGCTGGATTTTCAGGCGGAGCCGATGATTATCCCGGAGCGGCGCGCGCGGCCACACAGCCACGATCTCACTATCTCGATCTTCAAATCCGCCGGTTTTAGCCCGCGCATCGCCCAGTACGCGGAGGAGAAACAGACCATTTTAAGCTTTGTCGCCGCCGGGCTGGGGCTGGCGATTGTGCCCGCCTCCTTCAGCAACATGAACAGCGAGGGGGTGGCCTACATTCCGTTGAAGCTGGAGAAAAGCCTGAAGGGGTTACCGCTGAGCGCTGCCTGGCTCAAGGGCGCGGCCGATCCCGCCACCCATTCGCTGCTCGCCATCATTGCCGAGCATAAGCAGTGGCTGGCGACGCACCTCTAG
- a CDS encoding MFS transporter encodes MNADLEKRVMRKVTLRIVPFIMLLYFIAFLDRVNIGFAALTMNQDLGFSPTVFGLGAGIFFLGYFLFEVPSNLILHKVGARIWIARVMITWGLVSGCMAFVQGTTSFYILRFLLGVAEAGFFPGIILYLSYWFPAARRAQVTAIFMAAAPLSTALGSPLSGALLQLDGWLGHAGWQWMFVIEAIPALVLGVVVLFFLTDRPEKARWLTEEERNWLHNTMQAEEQARAVGNSHSSAWRGLADRRVLALALVYFGTSAGLYTLGIWSPQIIHAFGASSLEIGFLNALPAVFGILAMILWARHSDRTNERSWHVIGACLLAAAGLVLAGNVTTMLPVILALTLVTVGISASKPPLWSMPTLFLSGPAAAAGIATINSIGNLGGFVGPMMIGVIREKTGSYTGGLYFVAGLLAFSAVLVLVLSRLGRAPQATAAHPKTP; translated from the coding sequence ATGAACGCTGACCTCGAAAAACGGGTGATGCGCAAAGTCACCCTGCGCATTGTGCCCTTCATCATGCTGCTCTACTTCATCGCCTTTCTTGATCGGGTGAACATCGGCTTCGCCGCCCTGACCATGAACCAGGATCTCGGCTTCTCACCGACGGTATTTGGTCTGGGCGCGGGGATCTTCTTTCTGGGTTACTTCCTGTTTGAGGTGCCCTCCAACCTGATTCTGCATAAGGTCGGCGCCCGTATCTGGATCGCCAGGGTGATGATCACCTGGGGGCTGGTCTCCGGCTGCATGGCCTTCGTGCAGGGCACCACCAGCTTCTACATCCTGCGCTTTTTGCTGGGCGTGGCGGAGGCTGGCTTCTTTCCCGGCATCATCCTCTATCTCAGCTACTGGTTCCCGGCGGCCCGGCGCGCGCAGGTCACGGCGATCTTTATGGCGGCCGCGCCGCTCTCCACGGCGCTCGGCTCCCCGCTCTCCGGCGCGCTGCTGCAACTCGATGGCTGGCTGGGACACGCTGGCTGGCAGTGGATGTTCGTGATTGAGGCGATCCCGGCGCTGGTATTGGGCGTGGTGGTGCTGTTCTTCCTGACTGACCGGCCGGAGAAGGCGCGCTGGCTGACGGAGGAGGAGCGCAACTGGCTGCACAACACCATGCAGGCCGAGGAGCAGGCACGCGCGGTGGGCAACAGCCACAGCAGCGCGTGGCGCGGCCTGGCCGACCGGCGGGTACTGGCGCTGGCGCTGGTCTACTTCGGCACCTCGGCGGGGCTGTATACGCTCGGCATTTGGTCACCGCAGATTATCCACGCCTTTGGTGCCTCCTCGCTGGAGATTGGCTTCCTCAACGCGCTGCCAGCGGTGTTCGGCATACTCGCCATGATCCTCTGGGCGCGGCACTCAGACCGCACCAATGAGCGTAGCTGGCATGTGATTGGTGCCTGTTTGCTGGCGGCGGCCGGGCTGGTACTGGCGGGCAACGTCACCACCATGCTGCCGGTGATTCTGGCGCTGACGCTGGTCACCGTAGGCATCAGCGCCTCCAAGCCGCCGCTCTGGAGTATGCCAACGCTGTTCCTCTCCGGGCCAGCCGCCGCTGCGGGTATCGCCACCATCAACTCCATCGGTAACCTTGGCGGCTTTGTCGGGCCGATGATGATCGGCGTGATCCGCGAAAAGACCGGCTCCTATACCGGCGGGCTGTACTTTGTCGCCGGGCTGCTGGCGTTCTCCGCCGTGCTGGTACTGGTGCTGTCCAGACTTGGCCGCGCGCCGCAGGCGACCGCCGCCCACCCGAAAACCCCTTAA